AACagagaatttattttattttattattatttttcaaaagagcTTGTATAAGAAATAGCTTACAAGCACAAGAAGTGCTAGGAAATCATCTTACCAGGATCAGGAGTACTCCTTGGAATGATAGAGACTTTAGCTTTCTTATCTGATCCATATCTTTCCTCCTCTAACCATTTGATGAACACATCAAGAAAATATTCCGAACTGGTTATAtgactaaataaaatataaatataagtttgTAGTAGAAGAGCCATCAAGATATGTACCTGTCCTCGTCCGTTTTGATCTTGAATTAGATTTAGCCAAATCAACATACAGCACTGACTGCTTCTCAAGATCAAACACCATGCCCTACAACAAAGAGCAAccaattgtttaaataatcCAATGTGATACATTAACCCATAGTAAAAATCTTTTTATCTCCATCCTTgcaatttctaattttataagCTGCCAAGAAGGTAACCCAAAAAACTCTCTAACCCCTTGGTACAATTATTATTAGCAGCATCAAAAGAACAACCAAGCAATTGAAAGCAAAAAtgctaaagaaaaaaaaggatgaattACTCCATGAGGCTTAGGGTTTGCCTCAATTTAGTTCCtaggttttaaaattaaacaatcaaGTCCCAAAGCTAGGAAATAGTTCAATTTAGTTCCTAGGTTAACAGCTCCAATGCAGAGATGATGTGgcataataaaaataattataagaagaaaataataataataatttagagataaacaaaaaactcTCTCGACCTCTACCTACCCCCTTTGGCCCTTCCCTTTCCCCTCCCCTCCGGCCCCTTCCTCTTTCTCCACTCAGTTGCTGCCCATCCACTGATGTAACCTCTTCCCTCCACCTCCTATCATAGATCTGCATCTCTCTTACAAATCTAAATTGTAATGTCTTCTTCTTGTCGTTCTTCCATCACTTTTTCATCGCAACctctcttctttatttttcttcttacttCACTCCACACCCCCATCATGCCTTTCTTCCAAGTTCCTTTTATCTAATTCCTTCGATCatcaaaatgattttcttaACAAAAGAACTTGGAATACAGAAGCAAGGAACAAGCACACTTACATTTACAGCATGCATTGCACCAACGGCAGACTGCTGGTCTGAGAATACAGCAAATGCAAATGGCTGTAACCACaccaaaaaaattgtaagaaaATTCGTACATAACACTAATCAATAAAGTAACACAAGCGGTGATAGGTAAGCTGTATACGTAAGATATTACATGAGAGTGcaaaaagaatattacaatcttttaaaagttcaagtgaCAGTCATAGGCACAAAGTACACATATTTGAATAGTATTTGCACAAATTTACTACAATTTATTGCAGAAATATAGATTGTAGGttggaaaatatgaaaagcTGGTATATTGCCTTTACCAATACCAATAAAGCTCCCAagctttcattttcaatattaactGGATTTGAAACTACAGATTAACATAGCATTTGCAGTTGAAAACATGGGATATTAACATATCAGTTTATGCTTCGTCTCCATACATCTTGACTTGGTCAAAATATAGAGACTAATTCCACCATTCCCAGAACCTAAGAGTACATCGCCTAACTTGAGAACCCTTAAACATAGATACTAAACACAAATACAATGCAATCATGTTTAAGCATtgccaaaaaaatatttcaggttGTTGTCTTGATAACAAAACACATACGTCCTATTACAAGCCACTATCTTCCAATTAAAtgcaacaaaagaaagaaacatcatttttttttaataataacaactaCTTTCATTGAAACTaaatgaaagaacaaaaaggcATACAGGGGGAACCCACTAAAGAAAGGTGCCCCAAGTAAATAGGTATAGATGATCTTTAAAAATCGAAGCCCAAATAGAAACACCAAATCTAACACAAACGACCAAATATTGCTAGGATCCCTCTCCAACCCACTAAACACTTTGCTATTTTGTTCTCCCAAAAGATCCCACAAAATAGCACACCCCACAAAGCCAACAAAACAACTCTTCTCACAATAAAACAGATGAAGGAAGAACTCGCTGATCGTGTTGATAATGTCCCTACGTTGAGCTAGCGAGAACATAAGAAGCACAAATACGGATATAGGCCAAAGATAGAATCCATAGATATGGCAATAtgtcaattttgtaaaattttgttaatataaaaTGTTTGCATCCCACTAAAACTCAGTAGGCCAAAGGAGTCTACTATGCATCAGATTTCACATTGCCATCGGTATTAGGCTATAAGCAGCTGTATTGGTACCAATATTCATAATGACATTCCGTTAGAATTTGACACAGCACATCTATAGTTCATTTAACAATCTCACAGTGGGCATGGGCGAGTTTCAAGGGATGTTGAATTAAGTTTTGAGAAATAAATTCCTTCGTTTATGTCCATGAGTGCTGGGACTAGTTGCACACACTTCGTGTCCTGCTAACACAACAACATTTGGGtgccaaaaaaagaaaaaatctcaGGTAAATGCCCCAAAAAACCAGGTCCAAGCTAATTTCGTTTAACCATTAtcatcttcaacttcttcaaaAGTCAGAACTCGGAAAGATTCAGGTATCTAGCCAGAATTGTCTATGAACCGGAGTTTGATTGATAAGGACAACCAAACCTCCACCTATCTTTACAATTGTATGATATAGCAGCATAAACTGTCAAAGCTTTGCTTTTGGAACCACCCAATTGCCCACACTTCATACCCATGATCATTTAGTATTTGTTTGTAATCACTTCATGTGGGACTTTTGTTTGTACAATCCTAACATTAATCTCCATCTTTGATACGAAAGCAACTGAATGCCCACGAATTTAAGCTAAGcgtattttaaaaagtgtagGCACCCAGGCACCTAAATCAGAAACAATTCACACTCggaagaaaaagacaaaatccattaaaaaaaaaaaaatcaaaacaccAACAACAACGATTTTGCAAAATAGAAGACCTGGGTCGTCTGCGTGGGGGTCCGAAGATGAGAGGACTCGTATCCCGGAAACTCCCGGAAGAGATTGTAAATTTCTCGGGGCTTGACATCTTCAGGAAGACCAGCTATGAATAGGGTACGGACCTCATTGATGGAGGTTGTGTGAGGTAAAAGAGGTAAGGCATAGGAAGCGAAGGTGGACGGGTGTTGAGAGAGGTAATGCTGAGACGGGGGTGCTGAAGGAGGAGGAGGCACCTGGTAATAGGGATAGTGAGGAGGTTCAAGACCAGAAGGCTGCGGCGGTGGTTGCGGTGGCGGATAGTAGCTCGTCATGTCGTCCATCGGAGTGCTGTTACCTCCGAGTCTCTGACCAAGtagcgagagagagagagcgagagagagaaagagagctGGTAGCCCTGAATTATGGGTCGGATTCCTTCAATTGTGATAAACCATTGTCCATCAAAACTCAAATGGGCTCACAATTAAACGCCAAATTCCCAATGGCCCAATTTCAGTCCACTGTATTGTTTTTCAACTAACAACCTTAACCTTAGCCGATGGGATAACAACACATATGGCTTTAATAAACTCCAAAATGTTGTTGTtgcttcattttgtttttggatatAATCTTTCTTATTAGATGAGGCCGTGGGGTTGGCTGCTGGGCAAAGGGCTGCGACTCCTCCAATTGATCGTTGGGTATGACCGCCATGCAGTGCCTTCAACTTAAATGTTGACGCATCTTTGGCTTATCTCGCAAGGATGGTTTTGGGTTGGTGGTCACAGATGCACATGGAGTTATGGTCATACGTCTTGGGCTTGCAAGGATGAGTTTGGGTTTGTGGTTAGAGATGCACATGGAGCTATGGTCATGTAGCTAGATTTATCGAGGGTTTGGTTGATGTGTTTGAAGCCAATCTTTATTGTTGGGTTTTCAAGTGTGTGTGAGATGAACTTACAACCTATTTGAGTTGGGTTTGATTCACAAACAAATATCATAAGTGCAAAATCACGACTATTTGAGTAATTCCATGTTGGGTTCTTATGGCATAAATTATGGATCTCGTCGGTCGAATTAATGTCCATGTGTACTACATTTCAATGACTTCAAATGGTGTGACTCATTGCCTTGTCAGGTGGACTTCAACCAATGTTAAGCTAGTTACAATGATGGTTGTTTCCACTTGGTGTGACATATTTTGGAGGGTGATAGTTATTGTGTAACCTAGGGTCTCGttagttttggtttttgtttttttttttatcttattagaTGTTGAAGGTTGGATCTctcattttatcaaatattatacTAAAGAATATAAGATGGAAACATTCTCAATCATGTTGGCCTATAGTGATTGTATTGTTATTTTGGATATATGCTTGCCAGTTACAAAACAAGCTTTTTTggactatatttattttgtgtttttaaaatttaaaattttctaattttttgttttgggaaggaaaaatgaatgttaaccctttatttttcttcctacTTTGTTCCATTGTGTAACATATGGTCtcatattagttttaaataactggttgatttattttatttcgtataaaatgaatatcaatatgtttttatagtattatttagtctaataatatatgtatggGTGATGATTGATTGTGGCTAAGAGTTTTGAGAATGGTGTCTcacttttccaaaattattagaaaataaaaacacctTTCTAtggtattatattttattgttttgagaagagaaagttACAAATTTACCGAAAGAAATGAAGCAACATTCCCCCAAATCACCCCTGTTTTTATACACATTTCAAGTTTACCATATTTTGGCTTCAGTCTCAATATCTGACAAGACAACACATTATAtgtctttctttctcttgacAACATACATAATCatatataacatttatttCCCGAAAAGATTTCTTTcaaacatatttgaaattgtaaaattgaatacttttttcatgtcaaattaatttcaaaagcaTTATGAGCTGCCATAtttaaaactatcaaattgcatatatttaatttataaactttgaataggaagttttcattttaatgtaAATGTGTGATGTTGATAATTATGGTATCAGGGTGGGGTTCGGACGAGAATCGTCTTCCTTTAAGTACATaaggtttctttttattctttcttctcatCTTCAACCTAAATGGGAATTTTTGCTCCTGCCCTACGACAATTGGCCCACTCAGAAAATGAACAGTCTCTATAAACACAAACATATGGTATCACACACCATGTGATTTCTCAGTTTTTAAGATAATGTTGGTCTTTGtctttttagttattgttaTAAAACTCAAGCCAGAGAGTGTTGGGGGCAATTATCAAAAGTAGCGAAAAAATCGTATTTCATGAAGAGTATCCTCTTTATAATAAGCAAGTTTGTGTGCTATTTCGATTGAGATCGATACAAAATCCAAGTTAAGATAGGGGTATCGATCCAAGATAGGATAGGGATACAAACGTGGAAGAGAATCAAGATAAGACTTAGAGAAGAGAAAGGTGTATTTCGGGGTTTGAATTACTCGTTATACTagatgattattattatatgtgttTATAGTGCAAAGTTTATTTTGGATACGAAATGGTACACATCACAACAAGCGGTGAAAGTTAGAACAAATAGGAAATATTATTATGAGAAATCGTAGTGGACTATAACTCACCACCCAAACACccactaaaattttatattgttatggttttctaataaaatttgaagggCCTTTTTCAAGTAGAAGATAAATGTAAAGATTTACATTAAGAAAATCTAGTGTCAACGATAACAGAATTGTTGATCAAACATAATGCAAGAATAATCAACTAAAACAATCATTCTGTTTTATCTCTGCATTCGTATTCATCTCTGTTGTAGTTGTGACTCAAATTCTACGTAAAGAAATGGTGATTTGTATGTGTTACTaaaacaattgtaaaaaaattggtgatatttgtaaaagataaaactaatttttgaTATATAGAACCATCATAAGTGTTGTGCATCAATGACTGCATTTAATTCCAATTCCAAGAtatccaaacaaacaaaacccagCTGTCAGTCACTTACACTGCATTTTAAGTTTCATAAGGTcaaaatgtcattttcttaCCATCTAAGTCTACACACCACAGTACAGGCTTCCTGAAACcctattaaacaaaaacaataaaatcttgttaaaatacaatgaaaaCATGTAGAGAGATTGTAATTACAATTccttgtttttgttattccaAGGCCATTTCTGAAGCCTACACATTGATGGCTCCAGTTCTTCCCAACAGACACAACCAATGTTTCTCTCTTCCCAAAAACACTGAAGACGATTTTGTCCACTCAATCTTCAAGTTGAAGACGTTAATCTGAAATTCTTGGAAAACTCCATCAAGGTCTCCGCATGGATTATGATTATTATGGGATTATCTTCCTTGTACTCAAATATTTTCAGACCGAGCTATTGAAAAATTTGACCGAGTCAAATGACAATATACAGTTGATaagtttctcttcttcttctttttggggTCAAAGAACCGTTTAAAAGCCACTAGATTCACTGTCCTCTGTCATGACACTCTCTTTAATCTCCAGTATCATCTTCAAAACTTGCCACATGGCTGGCCTCTGTTCCGGCGATGTAGTACTGCAGATGCTAGCTACCTCAGTAAGCATTCCAAGTTGGTTACTATCCCCACCATCATCTTCTCTAACTACTCTCACCCATTCTGGCATGTCAGTTGGCTCAAGAAATGGATGGTGTGCAGGATGTCTTCCTGTCAAAAGCTCAAGCAAAAGGACGCCGTACGCATAGACATCGCTCTTCTGTGTTGCATTCCGGCTCGACTTGCGAGTTTCAGGGGCATGGTACCGTGAACAATCTGGATCTTCATAGGCCTCTGCCAGAGCAGAAAGGCCATAGTCTGTGAGACAGGCCTCAAACTCTGCACCAAGAAGAACATTACTAGACTTTAAGTTGCCATGGATTAACCTCGAAGCTTGATGAATATAGGCAATGCCCTGAGCTAAGTCTTCTGCAATCTTCAAGCATGATGTCCAGTGTAAAGGCTTAGCCCTTGCTGATCTTGAACCTACCCACCAACACAGTTGGTTAGAAGTAATGAAATCAAAAAGAAATGACAAAAGTGCAATTTAGAACTAATACAGCTTCCTCAACTATTCCTTTTGAAGcatgaatatgaaaaaactTGCACGTTTTCTCCTTCTACATATTCTCTAAGAACAAAACCATCCTTATTCAAAATAGGgcggggggggggggggggggtgatgcatcaaaactaaaaaatcacCATACTGGCTATCCAAGATTTAGAGTAACCAACTAAACTTAATGCCAGAAAGAGAAATGTTGGTATTATTAGTAAACAAATATTCTGCAGTGTTATTTGGCCGCTTCCCATATGCAATGTCTGGTAACAATTCAAAATCTACAATGCAAGACAAATTTGCAAGCTTTCGGATGGGAAAAGGGGCCATGTACTGATGGACATTTACCCTGTGGCTGTAATCCACCAATATACTGAAATTTGGATTTAATTCACAGCCAGGCAACGATTTGGTCCATTCTTTGGCGTCATTGCCAGCATTGGCAAAATCGCACATACAGCCGGAAGGATTATTATTAAAACAGAGTTTGGCAGAAGTGCAGAACCAGCCAGCATCACCGACTCATCCATTGGCAGACAGAGATCTACTATACCATAAATAATCTCGTAATCACACATCGAAAatgaaagagataaa
This DNA window, taken from Cucumis sativus cultivar 9930 chromosome 6, Cucumber_9930_V3, whole genome shotgun sequence, encodes the following:
- the LOC105435908 gene encoding U1 small nuclear ribonucleoprotein A isoform X2; this translates as MDDMTSYYPPPQPPPQPSGLEPPHYPYYQVPPPPSAPPSQHYLSQHPSTFASYALPLLPHTTSINEVRTLFIAGLPEDVKPREIYNLFREFPGYESSHLRTPTQTTQPFAFAVFSDQQSAVGAMHAVNGMVFDLEKQSVLYVDLAKSNSRSKRTRTEEERYGSDKKAKVSIIPRSTPDPGLGSTHMSGMGNSAYNTIGYPSAQSHGSFDNKTVNDTVAANVIPQNPPCPTLFVANLGPGCTEQELIQIFLRCPGFLKLKMQSTYGAPVAFVDFQDTACSTGALNHLQGSILYSSPPGEGMRLEYAKSRMGMRKKPK
- the LOC105435908 gene encoding U1 small nuclear ribonucleoprotein A isoform X1; this translates as MDDMTSYYPPPQPPPQPSGLEPPHYPYYQVPPPPSAPPSQHYLSQHPSTFASYALPLLPHTTSINEVRTLFIAGLPEDVKPREIYNLFREFPGYESSHLRTPTQTTQPFAFAVFSDQQSAVGAMHAVNGMVFDLEKQSVLYVDLAKSNSRSKRTRTEEERYGSDKKAKVSIIPRSTPDPAGLGSTHMSGMGNSAYNTIGYPSAQSHGSFDNKTVNDTVAANVIPQNPPCPTLFVANLGPGCTEQELIQIFLRCPGFLKLKMQSTYGAPVAFVDFQDTACSTGALNHLQGSILYSSPPGEGMRLEYAKSRMGMRKKPK